Proteins from a single region of Megalopta genalis isolate 19385.01 chromosome 3, iyMegGena1_principal, whole genome shotgun sequence:
- the LOC143259237 gene encoding uncharacterized protein LOC143259237 isoform X3, producing the protein MDYDPPESRLRDFDASEDLSRPRESRTIDNPVCSSDTAPWQSHQVTASQPKLGLGMVNRSLSTQVMEYYQKYSQSANLDQYFSLPASSGTPEAIKYYYSICKLNPKLAAGRQDCIGEEYSLRSCVPRERRRWVRPPLIGQSSNADSSASYAQQLSNSESPSPDLKRNTPETIPEEKHEIPETLTESIERKVSSPTSSIASHKPLEWDNGADVGYYNTLPPNKQGDKNLSTIERMALARGCSAALRLDPEGTTESGISGKLAGTQRSAKTLAPDANSTPLVGNISGSESEIEITPIVKSHLPGVIAGGNLSVNERSLPRNSKQQDSATSNDTPKLPLFKIPAVKQAESRRTVSKPNKENVCPPLSPLKKSTSMNTLPIPVSKLTLKRSQSELNLYARERNRAGLPLMFNSSSSIATIVNKPSTCDKVIQTSLHACSQESVGVQVSVVDEEKPPLPKRGTSLQRSMTAAMKSSRGTYKVPSPRKQRAEEPGEASRVRKARRSCSEPSQNGSGTQTPREEAENVTGRANSFEYFPGHVYENVPNGSGSHVSSTDTGRSQSTLPNTSSSINEKLWGDSDSLVRDLERSVNILKSLVDANKCDKDVRKRLIHHVVKRLVTAKYTDDKIEHNLEDNVPWNPDDARNKVYRTEILQALTKKHTTSDSSGDWNHQKSAACGRKAAASGRVMGKNVLGSSSDKIDKNTDRTETDGRKARMGLRSDDCRRSSNTQTEPDKSESSECFFPQRNRKGAKPQDIFCVQDRCKISREDSSLSNSTPADHNRMLLDAVLNNRRSGNVRSSNTEEQMDWRLLTTLSERQFEMKKCGNSESGDSKLVSYAEMEKRNQLIWITNEISHLSNLKKLLEEPCRVERPRMSPRKSRSTNFKSKPAHGCVREDDYLRRTESDGQANSMDEPWSSHCNLAAFRSHSRANSVVQRIRKRNSCAQTATNVTSAHSKTGGEIVSATNMHHSTLKLVNTGVQTDPQEASTIPTLIQSEIVHYIKCPAHNAMQFQNSCKGSTEAGQCLKHCAIQNVVSACVYCLQEQKDQSNVQSVYKNTDVCREESPVDSRTVNRVNDDSVSSAEVVRQKEVSQLKQKETKNQINASKSKHTCDCKLQTKRPLSKSCQTNSTTQTSETNSVSKCGDCQKKYCVQERREDASGKACNCATVCDCESNQAKKGRMPFRANSRYRQENDGYISNFEQNGHAKLCECSTDCFCENRVGNKVMRNGHHCGRWLEAEDRPVRGWPQHKVQNNSKCECEGSYTRGHPAAGDSDRICKYCKRCNATQTAMQTGKQDNYCQTYPKAVAYELSFTKDKVPLKNRAVNGSKIEGCVCNMVKRTGTSKNSPRKDTLQVGLSDEKQGGFR; encoded by the exons ATGGATTATGACCCGCCCGAAAGTCGTCTGAGAGATTTTGATGCTTCAGAGGATCTGTCTCGACCCAGAGAATCGCGCACGATCGATAATCCTGTGTGCAGTTCGGATACCGCACCATGGCAGAGCCACCAAGTGACGGCTTCGCAGCCGAAGCTGGGACTGGGCATGGTAAACAGAAGCCTCTCGACACAGGTAATGGAATACTATCAGAAATACTCTCAGAGCGCGAATCTGGATCAGTACTTTTCATTACCCGCGTCCAGCGGTACGCCGGAAGccattaaatattattacagcATATGCAAGCTAAACCCAAAGCTGGCTGCTGGACGCCAGGACTGCATTGGAGAAGAGTACAGCTTGCGCTCTTGCGTCCCCAGAGAGAGAAGACGATGGGTCAGACCTCCGCTCATAGGGCAGTCTTCCAATGCAGATTCTTCGGCTAGCTATGCTCAGCAGCTCTCGAACTCAGAGTCCCCGTCGCCAGATTTGAAACGCAACACACCCGAAACCATTCCTGAAGAGAAGCACGAGATACCGGAGACATTGACAGAATCCATAGAGCGCAAAGTATCCTCCCCTACTTCTAGCATCGCCTCTCATAAGCCGCTCGAATGGGACAATGGCGCGGACGTTGGTTACTACAACACTCTGCCCCCGAACAAGCAAGGTGACAAAAACTTAAGTACTATAGAGCGCATGGCTTTAGCTAGAGGTTGCTCGGCCGCTTTAAGATTAGATCCCGAAGGTACCACCGAGTCTGGAATCTCTGGCAAGCTTGCAGGGACGCAGAGGAGCGCGAAAACGTTGGCGCCCGACGCCAATTCCACTCCTCTGGTGGGGAATATTTCAGGTTCTGAGAGCGAGATTGAGATCACTCCTATAGTAAAAAGTCACTTACCCGGAGTTATAGCGGGCGGTAACTTAAGCGTGAATGAGAGGTCGTTGCCGAGGAACTCGAAGCAACAGGACTCCGCTACGAGCAATGATACACCGAAGCTGCCGTTGTTCAAGATCCCTGCCGTGAAGCAGGCGGAGTCGAGGAGGACGGTCAGCAAACCGAACAAGGAGAACGTGTGTCCGCCGTTGTCGCCGCTGAAGAAGAGTACCTCGATGAACACGTTACCGATACCAGTCTCGAAGTTAACGCTGAAAAGAAGTCAGAGCGAGCTGAATCTGTacgcgagagaaagaaacaggGCTGGACTGCCGTTGATGTTTAACTCTTCGTCGTCCATCGCTACGATAGTGAACAAGCCCTCCACCTGCGACAAGGTGATACAGACGAGCTTGCACGCCTGCAGCCAGGAGTCCGTCGGCGTCCAGGTCTCCGTCGTTGACGAAGAGAAACCGCCGTTACCAAAGAGAGGAACCAGTTTGCAGAGGAGCATGACTGCGGCGATGAAGAGCTCCAGGGGTACCTACAAGGTCCCCAGTCCAAGAAAGCAGAGAGCCGAAGAGCCTGGGGAAGCTAGCAGGGTGCGCAAAGCGAGACGAAGCTGCTCGGAGCCTTCTCAGAACGGCTCTGGGACACAGACACCTCGAGAAGAAGCTGAAAATGTAACTGGAAGAGCGAACAGCTTTGAATACTTTCCAGGTCATGTCTACGAGAACGTACCTAATGGCAGTGGTAGTCACGTCTCGTCGACTGACACAGGAAGGTCGCAGTCTACCTTGCCGAACACCAGTTCCAGCATCAACGAGAAGTTGTGGGGTGACTCGGATAGCTTGGTCAGAGACCTGGAACGGAGCGTGAACATCCTGAAGAGTCTTGTGGATGCGAACAAGTGCGACAAGGACGTAAGGAAAAGACTGATTCATCATGTTGTCAAGAGACTCGTCACTGCAAAGTACACCGATGACAAGATCGAACATAATCTGGAGGATAATGTGCCTTGGAACCCGGACGATGCTAGGAATAAAGTGTACAGGACGGAGATCCTGCAGGCTCTGACCAAGAAGCACACTACCAGCGACTCGTCGGGGGATTGGAATCATCAGAAGAGTGCTGCTTGTGGACGCAAGGCTGCGGCAAGCGGGAGAGTGATGGGTAAGAACGTTTTAGGTAGCAGCAGCGACAAGATTGACAAGAATACGGATAGAACCGAGACTGACGGGAGAAAAGCGAGGATGGGATTGAGGTCGGACGACTGTCGACGAAGTAGCAACACTCAAACGGAGCCAGACAAGAGCGAGAGCTCAGAGTGTTTCTTCCCGCAGAGAAACCGCAAGGGGGCCAAGCCGCAGGACATCTTCTGCGTGCAGGACAGGTGCAAGATCTCGAGAGAAGACTCCAGTTTGTCGAACAGCACGCCAGCAGACCATAACAGGATGCTGCTGGACGCGGTGTTGAACAACAGAAGGTCCGGCAACGTCCGTTCCAGCAATACCGAAGAGCAAATGGATTGGAGGTTACTGACGACCTTGTCGGAAAGACAGTTCGAGATGAAGAAATGCGGGAACTCCGAGTCAGGAGACTCTAAACTGGTCAGCTACGCGGAGATGGAGAAGAGGAACCAGCTGATTTGGATCACCAACGAGATCAGCCATCTGTCCAACCTGAAGAAGCTCCTTGAAGAACCATGCAGGGTCGAGAGGCCCCGGATGTCGCCTAGGAAGTCAAGATCCACCAATTTCAAGTCGAAACCGGCTCACGGTTGCGTCAGAGAGGACGATTACTTGCGCAGGACCGAATCCGATGGTCAGGCGAATTCTATGGACGAGCCTTGGTCCTCGCACTGCAACTTGGCAGCATTTCGATCGCACAGCAGAGCCAACAGCGTGGTGCAACGCATCAGGAAGCGCAACAGCTGCGCTCAGACCGCAACCAACGTTACCAGCGCACATTCGAAGACCGGCGGCGAGATCGTCTCTGCCACGAACATGCACCATTCGACCTTGAAGCTGGTGAACACCGGCGTTCAAACTGATCCTCAAGAAGCTTCGACGATCCCTACGTTGATACAGTCGGAGATCGTGCACTATATCAAATGTCCTGCGCACAATGCGATGCAATTTCAGAATAGCTGTAAGGGCAGCACGGAGGCTGGTCAGTGTCTCAAACACTGCGCTATTCAGAATGTGGTGTCTGCTTGCGTGTACTGCCTGCAGGAGCAGAAGGACCAATCCAACGTGCAGTCGGTGTACAAGAATACGGATGTATGCCGTGAGGAGAGTCCCGTTGACTCGCGTACGGTGAATCGCGTTAACGATGATAGCGTCAGCTCGGCCGAGGTGGTCAGGCAAAAGGAAGTCAGTCAGCTGAAACAAAAGGAGACCAAAAATCAGATCAACGCCTCTAAGTCGAAGCATACATGCGACTGCAAGCTGCAGACCAAGAGGCCATTGTCCAAGAGCTGCCAGACCAACTCGACCACTCAGACTTCGGAGACCAACAGCGTTTCCAAATGCGGGGACTGTCAGAAGAAGTATTGTGTTCAGGAGAGGAGGGAGGATGCGAGCGGGAAAGCTTGCAACTGTGCGACGGTCTGCGACTGCGAGAGCAACCAGGCGAAGAAGGGCCGAATGCCGTTCAGAGCCAACTCAAGGTACCGCCAGGAGAACGACGGATACATCTCCAACTTCGAGCAGAATGGTCACGCGAAGCTGTGCGAGTGTTCCACCGACTGTTTCTGCGAGAACAGAGTTGGCAACAAGGTCATGCGCAATGGCCATCATTGTGGCCGCTGGCTGGAAGCCGAGGATCGACCGGTCCGCGGGTGGCCACAGCACAAAGTACAAAACAACTCGAAATGCGAGTGCGAGGGGTCTTACACCAGGGGACATCCTGCAGCGGGCGATTCCGATCGGATCTGTAAATACTGCAAGAGATGCAATGCCACGCAGACTGCCATGCAAACTGGCAAGCAGGACAATTACTGTCAGACGTACCCGAAAGCGGTCGCGTACGAGTTGTCGTTCACAAAGGACAAAGTGCCATTAAAGAACCGTGCTGTTAATGGGAGCAAAATCGAAGGCTGTGTCTGTAACATGGTGAAGAGGACTGGGACGAGCAAGAACTCGCCTCGGAAGGACACTCTGCAGGTTG GACTATCTGACGAGAAACAAGGCGGATTTCGTTAG
- the LOC143259237 gene encoding uncharacterized protein LOC143259237 isoform X1 — protein MDYDPPESRLRDFDASEDLSRPRESRTIDNPVCSSDTAPWQSHQVTASQPKLGLGMVNRSLSTQVMEYYQKYSQSANLDQYFSLPASSGTPEAIKYYYSICKLNPKLAAGRQDCIGEEYSLRSCVPRERRRWVRPPLIGQSSNADSSASYAQQLSNSESPSPDLKRNTPETIPEEKHEIPETLTESIERKVSSPTSSIASHKPLEWDNGADVGYYNTLPPNKQGDKNLSTIERMALARGCSAALRLDPEGTTESGISGKLAGTQRSAKTLAPDANSTPLVGNISGSESEIEITPIVKSHLPGVIAGGNLSVNERSLPRNSKQQDSATSNDTPKLPLFKIPAVKQAESRRTVSKPNKENVCPPLSPLKKSTSMNTLPIPVSKLTLKRSQSELNLYARERNRAGLPLMFNSSSSIATIVNKPSTCDKVIQTSLHACSQESVGVQVSVVDEEKPPLPKRGTSLQRSMTAAMKSSRGTYKVPSPRKQRAEEPGEASRVRKARRSCSEPSQNGSGTQTPREEAENVTGRANSFEYFPGHVYENVPNGSGSHVSSTDTGRSQSTLPNTSSSINEKLWGDSDSLVRDLERSVNILKSLVDANKCDKDVRKRLIHHVVKRLVTAKYTDDKIEHNLEDNVPWNPDDARNKVYRTEILQALTKKHTTSDSSGDWNHQKSAACGRKAAASGRVMGKNVLGSSSDKIDKNTDRTETDGRKARMGLRSDDCRRSSNTQTEPDKSESSECFFPQRNRKGAKPQDIFCVQDRCKISREDSSLSNSTPADHNRMLLDAVLNNRRSGNVRSSNTEEQMDWRLLTTLSERQFEMKKCGNSESGDSKLVSYAEMEKRNQLIWITNEISHLSNLKKLLEEPCRVERPRMSPRKSRSTNFKSKPAHGCVREDDYLRRTESDGQANSMDEPWSSHCNLAAFRSHSRANSVVQRIRKRNSCAQTATNVTSAHSKTGGEIVSATNMHHSTLKLVNTGVQTDPQEASTIPTLIQSEIVHYIKCPAHNAMQFQNSCKGSTEAGQCLKHCAIQNVVSACVYCLQEQKDQSNVQSVYKNTDVCREESPVDSRTVNRVNDDSVSSAEVVRQKEVSQLKQKETKNQINASKSKHTCDCKLQTKRPLSKSCQTNSTTQTSETNSVSKCGDCQKKYCVQERREDASGKACNCATVCDCESNQAKKGRMPFRANSRYRQENDGYISNFEQNGHAKLCECSTDCFCENRVGNKVMRNGHHCGRWLEAEDRPVRGWPQHKVQNNSKCECEGSYTRGHPAAGDSDRICKYCKRCNATQTAMQTGKQDNYCQTYPKAVAYELSFTKDKVPLKNRAVNGSKIEGCVCNMVKRTGTSKNSPRKDTLQDYLTRNKADFVSNAETRRQYMSEISHLRQLRKEKRIQLLAMATTSSILKSPKTSSKPTVCTQKRVTDEEIRERLRKRHLRLNEVRQKKRQQEKQEETRRNMLMAKIFCKKLQQKVLRGQVDLSQSVSVISNM, from the exons ATGGATTATGACCCGCCCGAAAGTCGTCTGAGAGATTTTGATGCTTCAGAGGATCTGTCTCGACCCAGAGAATCGCGCACGATCGATAATCCTGTGTGCAGTTCGGATACCGCACCATGGCAGAGCCACCAAGTGACGGCTTCGCAGCCGAAGCTGGGACTGGGCATGGTAAACAGAAGCCTCTCGACACAGGTAATGGAATACTATCAGAAATACTCTCAGAGCGCGAATCTGGATCAGTACTTTTCATTACCCGCGTCCAGCGGTACGCCGGAAGccattaaatattattacagcATATGCAAGCTAAACCCAAAGCTGGCTGCTGGACGCCAGGACTGCATTGGAGAAGAGTACAGCTTGCGCTCTTGCGTCCCCAGAGAGAGAAGACGATGGGTCAGACCTCCGCTCATAGGGCAGTCTTCCAATGCAGATTCTTCGGCTAGCTATGCTCAGCAGCTCTCGAACTCAGAGTCCCCGTCGCCAGATTTGAAACGCAACACACCCGAAACCATTCCTGAAGAGAAGCACGAGATACCGGAGACATTGACAGAATCCATAGAGCGCAAAGTATCCTCCCCTACTTCTAGCATCGCCTCTCATAAGCCGCTCGAATGGGACAATGGCGCGGACGTTGGTTACTACAACACTCTGCCCCCGAACAAGCAAGGTGACAAAAACTTAAGTACTATAGAGCGCATGGCTTTAGCTAGAGGTTGCTCGGCCGCTTTAAGATTAGATCCCGAAGGTACCACCGAGTCTGGAATCTCTGGCAAGCTTGCAGGGACGCAGAGGAGCGCGAAAACGTTGGCGCCCGACGCCAATTCCACTCCTCTGGTGGGGAATATTTCAGGTTCTGAGAGCGAGATTGAGATCACTCCTATAGTAAAAAGTCACTTACCCGGAGTTATAGCGGGCGGTAACTTAAGCGTGAATGAGAGGTCGTTGCCGAGGAACTCGAAGCAACAGGACTCCGCTACGAGCAATGATACACCGAAGCTGCCGTTGTTCAAGATCCCTGCCGTGAAGCAGGCGGAGTCGAGGAGGACGGTCAGCAAACCGAACAAGGAGAACGTGTGTCCGCCGTTGTCGCCGCTGAAGAAGAGTACCTCGATGAACACGTTACCGATACCAGTCTCGAAGTTAACGCTGAAAAGAAGTCAGAGCGAGCTGAATCTGTacgcgagagaaagaaacaggGCTGGACTGCCGTTGATGTTTAACTCTTCGTCGTCCATCGCTACGATAGTGAACAAGCCCTCCACCTGCGACAAGGTGATACAGACGAGCTTGCACGCCTGCAGCCAGGAGTCCGTCGGCGTCCAGGTCTCCGTCGTTGACGAAGAGAAACCGCCGTTACCAAAGAGAGGAACCAGTTTGCAGAGGAGCATGACTGCGGCGATGAAGAGCTCCAGGGGTACCTACAAGGTCCCCAGTCCAAGAAAGCAGAGAGCCGAAGAGCCTGGGGAAGCTAGCAGGGTGCGCAAAGCGAGACGAAGCTGCTCGGAGCCTTCTCAGAACGGCTCTGGGACACAGACACCTCGAGAAGAAGCTGAAAATGTAACTGGAAGAGCGAACAGCTTTGAATACTTTCCAGGTCATGTCTACGAGAACGTACCTAATGGCAGTGGTAGTCACGTCTCGTCGACTGACACAGGAAGGTCGCAGTCTACCTTGCCGAACACCAGTTCCAGCATCAACGAGAAGTTGTGGGGTGACTCGGATAGCTTGGTCAGAGACCTGGAACGGAGCGTGAACATCCTGAAGAGTCTTGTGGATGCGAACAAGTGCGACAAGGACGTAAGGAAAAGACTGATTCATCATGTTGTCAAGAGACTCGTCACTGCAAAGTACACCGATGACAAGATCGAACATAATCTGGAGGATAATGTGCCTTGGAACCCGGACGATGCTAGGAATAAAGTGTACAGGACGGAGATCCTGCAGGCTCTGACCAAGAAGCACACTACCAGCGACTCGTCGGGGGATTGGAATCATCAGAAGAGTGCTGCTTGTGGACGCAAGGCTGCGGCAAGCGGGAGAGTGATGGGTAAGAACGTTTTAGGTAGCAGCAGCGACAAGATTGACAAGAATACGGATAGAACCGAGACTGACGGGAGAAAAGCGAGGATGGGATTGAGGTCGGACGACTGTCGACGAAGTAGCAACACTCAAACGGAGCCAGACAAGAGCGAGAGCTCAGAGTGTTTCTTCCCGCAGAGAAACCGCAAGGGGGCCAAGCCGCAGGACATCTTCTGCGTGCAGGACAGGTGCAAGATCTCGAGAGAAGACTCCAGTTTGTCGAACAGCACGCCAGCAGACCATAACAGGATGCTGCTGGACGCGGTGTTGAACAACAGAAGGTCCGGCAACGTCCGTTCCAGCAATACCGAAGAGCAAATGGATTGGAGGTTACTGACGACCTTGTCGGAAAGACAGTTCGAGATGAAGAAATGCGGGAACTCCGAGTCAGGAGACTCTAAACTGGTCAGCTACGCGGAGATGGAGAAGAGGAACCAGCTGATTTGGATCACCAACGAGATCAGCCATCTGTCCAACCTGAAGAAGCTCCTTGAAGAACCATGCAGGGTCGAGAGGCCCCGGATGTCGCCTAGGAAGTCAAGATCCACCAATTTCAAGTCGAAACCGGCTCACGGTTGCGTCAGAGAGGACGATTACTTGCGCAGGACCGAATCCGATGGTCAGGCGAATTCTATGGACGAGCCTTGGTCCTCGCACTGCAACTTGGCAGCATTTCGATCGCACAGCAGAGCCAACAGCGTGGTGCAACGCATCAGGAAGCGCAACAGCTGCGCTCAGACCGCAACCAACGTTACCAGCGCACATTCGAAGACCGGCGGCGAGATCGTCTCTGCCACGAACATGCACCATTCGACCTTGAAGCTGGTGAACACCGGCGTTCAAACTGATCCTCAAGAAGCTTCGACGATCCCTACGTTGATACAGTCGGAGATCGTGCACTATATCAAATGTCCTGCGCACAATGCGATGCAATTTCAGAATAGCTGTAAGGGCAGCACGGAGGCTGGTCAGTGTCTCAAACACTGCGCTATTCAGAATGTGGTGTCTGCTTGCGTGTACTGCCTGCAGGAGCAGAAGGACCAATCCAACGTGCAGTCGGTGTACAAGAATACGGATGTATGCCGTGAGGAGAGTCCCGTTGACTCGCGTACGGTGAATCGCGTTAACGATGATAGCGTCAGCTCGGCCGAGGTGGTCAGGCAAAAGGAAGTCAGTCAGCTGAAACAAAAGGAGACCAAAAATCAGATCAACGCCTCTAAGTCGAAGCATACATGCGACTGCAAGCTGCAGACCAAGAGGCCATTGTCCAAGAGCTGCCAGACCAACTCGACCACTCAGACTTCGGAGACCAACAGCGTTTCCAAATGCGGGGACTGTCAGAAGAAGTATTGTGTTCAGGAGAGGAGGGAGGATGCGAGCGGGAAAGCTTGCAACTGTGCGACGGTCTGCGACTGCGAGAGCAACCAGGCGAAGAAGGGCCGAATGCCGTTCAGAGCCAACTCAAGGTACCGCCAGGAGAACGACGGATACATCTCCAACTTCGAGCAGAATGGTCACGCGAAGCTGTGCGAGTGTTCCACCGACTGTTTCTGCGAGAACAGAGTTGGCAACAAGGTCATGCGCAATGGCCATCATTGTGGCCGCTGGCTGGAAGCCGAGGATCGACCGGTCCGCGGGTGGCCACAGCACAAAGTACAAAACAACTCGAAATGCGAGTGCGAGGGGTCTTACACCAGGGGACATCCTGCAGCGGGCGATTCCGATCGGATCTGTAAATACTGCAAGAGATGCAATGCCACGCAGACTGCCATGCAAACTGGCAAGCAGGACAATTACTGTCAGACGTACCCGAAAGCGGTCGCGTACGAGTTGTCGTTCACAAAGGACAAAGTGCCATTAAAGAACCGTGCTGTTAATGGGAGCAAAATCGAAGGCTGTGTCTGTAACATGGTGAAGAGGACTGGGACGAGCAAGAACTCGCCTCGGAAGGACACTCTGCAG GACTATCTGACGAGAAACAAGGCGGATTTCGTTAGCAACGCAGAGACCCGAAGGCAATACATGTCGGAGATATCTCATCTGCGCCAGCTGCGGAAGGAGAAGCGGATTCAGCTACTCGCCATGGCCACTACATCCAGCATATTGAAGTCGCCGAAGACGTCTTCGAAGCCCACTG TTTGCACGCAGAAAAGGGTCACCGACGAGGAGATCCGCGAGAGGCTTCGGAAACGGCACCTTCGTCTGAACGAAGTTCGCCAGAAGAAACGCCAGCAGGAGAAGCAAGAGGAGACGCGGCGAAACATGCTGATGGCCAAGATCTTCTGCAAGAAGCTGCAGCAGAAGGTGCTGCGGGGCCAGGTGGACCTGTCCCAAAGTGTCAGCGTGATATCCAACATGTAA